In Podospora pseudopauciseta strain CBS 411.78 chromosome 3, whole genome shotgun sequence, one genomic interval encodes:
- a CDS encoding hypothetical protein (EggNog:ENOG503PG3P), producing the protein MTATNTHTPTLSVITRVPIPARVDPKAVLASLHAYEPLIKANPYVAHFQQRHLDVSEVVDDPLFLESGTKLQAFIVMDRVPVIPGLGAWGTKEVGIPCVMQSFEHGVRVRANAQAGVVVRSSYEVRRRGEVLDGPDLLLGPGDEGEWELVEIAGIDCHFFVKHFVRSRFSSAHQEILQRVVDGVARKTDAAAAGVNTGPAVADAGTPAEALPVVSSPFPAPTTL; encoded by the exons ATGACAGCCACAAACACCCACACACCAACCCTCTCAGTCATAACACGCGTCCCCATCCCCGCCAGGGTTGATCCCAAGGCCGTCCTCGCGAGCCTCCACGCCTACGAGCCCCTCATCAAAGCCAACCCCTACGTCGCCCACTTTCAGCAGCGGCACCTCGATGTCTCGGAAGTCGTAGATGATCCCCTGTTTCTCGAATCTGGCACCAAGCTGCAGGCCTTTATAGTGATGGACCGGGTCCCTGTCATTCCTGGTCTCGGCGCCTGGGGCACTAAGGAGGTGGGCATCCCGTGTGTAATGCAGAGCTTTGAACATGGCGTCCGGGTTCGAGCCAATGCCCAGGCAGgcgtggtggtgaggagcaGTTACGAagtcaggaggaggggggaggtgctaGACGGCCCAGACTTGTTGCTTGGGCCTGGTGACGAAGGAGAGTGGGAGCTGGTGGAAATTGCGGGAATCGACTGCCACTTTTTCGTCAAACACTTTGTCAGATCCAGGTTTTCGAGTGCGCATCAGGAAATCCTGCAGAGGGTCGTGGATGGCGTCGCCAGGAAAACTgatgctgccgctgctgggGTTAACACTGGTCCTGCTGTCGCAGATGCTGGGACGCCGGCGGAGGCCTTGCCAGTGGTG TCTTCACCTTTCCCTGCGCCAACAACTCTCTAG